The stretch of DNA GGTAATATCGTTGTCATGTCGTTCACCTAAACTTTCTGTTATGTAACAATTATCATAAACAAAAAAAGAAAAAAAAGATACCATCTACTATTAGAAATATAGATGGTAGTTGTATTGTGTTGTTATTGTCCAAGTACACGCTTCACAGCTTCTATTACACGATATTCATCGAACGGTTTAACAATGAAATCTTTGGCACCGGCTTCTATTGCTTCTACTATTAATTTTTGTTGCCCTAAAGCGGAACACATAATGATTTTTGCATCTGAATCTTCTTTTATAATAGCACGTACTGCTTCAATTCCATTCATATGAGGCATTGTAATATCCATCGTAACGAGATCCGGCTTTAACTCTCGATATAGTTTAATAGCTTGCTCGCCATCCGTACCTTCACCCACAACATTATATTTCCCTTTCGTTAAAATGTTAGTAAGAGTTAATCTCATAAATTTCGCATCATCAACAACTAACACATTCGACACTGTAGAAGTTCCCCCTATGCAACAACAAAAAATTAAAAACCAGTGAAACCACCTGTAATTCTTGTAAAGAAGACGATGATTTGCGTCATCATATCAAAAAACAGCATAATACCTACGATAATCATAATCGTTCCACCGAATTTCATAATTTTCACATGATGCTTTCGAATCCAATTCAATCTTCCTATAAAGAAAGATAATATAAAGAAAGGTATAGCAAAACCGAGTGAATAGAAAATCATGTAAATCATACCAGACCCTGGATTTGATGCAGCAAGTGATAAAACTGCTACTAATATTGGTCCAGTACACGGAGTCCAACCAGCTGCAAACGCTAATCCAATTAATGTACTACCAAAATAGCCAGAAGGACGGTTTTTGAAACTAAACTTTTTATCCTTCATTAGGAATTTCGGTTGAAAAACTCCTAGAATGACAAATCCTAAGAATATGATTAATATCGCTCCAATTTGGCGAATTAGCGCATTATATTCTCTAAAAAATTGGCCAAAGAATGAAGTACTATATCCTAGCGCAACGAAGATTAAACAAAATCCTAGTAAGAAAAATAACGTATGTAAAATACTCCTTTTTTGAAGCATACCTTTTTCTTCTTTAATATCACTAACTGACATTCCTGTTATGTACGATAAAAATGCAGGATATATAGGAAGCGTACACGGTGAAATAAACGATAAAAATCCAGCTCCAAACGCTAGAAATAAATTTATGTCAACAGTAGAATCACCAGTCATTTTTTTCCCTCCTTGTAAACAACTATTACTATCTTATCAAATTATATAGATTTTATCGCCTACTAAGTATTTAAATTTTTTGACAAACTAATGACATACTATTAAAAATTGGTATAAATATGGAATAAATAGTTTTAATTATTTCCAATTATTTAGTATAATAATATTACCTAAAGAGGGAAAGGAACTAGAACATTGACAAACAAAGATGAAATGCTACTTACCTTAATTGAAAACAAACGTTCCGAGCTGCTAGAAGTAGTCAAAAAAAAGGGAATGTCCTCGTCCACTACGTTAAAAATTAGTCAAGAGCTAGACTCTCTTCTAAACCAATACAATCAATTTGTTATTACTAAATAAAACCGATAAAATGTTTCAAATTATAAATAAAAGGGAACTGTTACTTTTCGTATACAGCTCCCTTCTTTATTTTACAGAGTAATCTACAAATGATTGTTTTATCTAGTTGTAGATAAACTGATATTTATTGATTTCCTACTACAGTTTTTAAATTTTCTGCATTTCCATTTTGTAATAAATACATTTTATAATATAAACCTTCCTTGCTTAATAATTGTTGATGTGTACCTCTTTCCACTATTTCACCTTGGTGTAACACTAAAATTTGGTCTGCATCTTGAATAGTAGATAAACGGTGAGCAATGGCGATCGTCGTTCTTCCTTTTCTCATTTTTTCAAGAGCAACTTGAATTGCATCCTCTGTTTCCGTATCAATATTAGCTGTTGCTTCATCTAGCACTAGAATTTTAGGTTGAGTTGCAATAGTTCTAGCGAAAGCAATGAGTTGACGTTGCCCGCTTGATAATGTCGACCCTCTTTCCACTACTAGCTCTTCATATTTTTGTGGTAATTTTTCTATAAAATGATTTGCTTGCACAAAAGAAGCTGCTTGCTCCATTTCCTCATCCGTTATATTTAAATTATGCAATCGGATATTATGCTTGATCGTACCGTAAAATAAAAATGGATCCTGTAAAACTAATCCCATTTTATGACGAAGCTCTTCATCATTTATTTCTTTAATAGAAGAACCATCGATTAAGATGTCACCTTTTTCTATCGAATAAAACCTCATTAACAGATTTATAATAGAACTTTTTCCGCTTCCAGTATGTCCAACAAGGGCAATCGTTTCACCTGGATTCGCCGTAAATGAAATGTTTTTTAATACATCTCGTTTCCCATCATAAGAAAACGTTACATTTTTAAACTCAATTTTTCCATCGGTTATTCCATTATGTTCTGTCCCTATTTTAGTTGGTGCCAGCTCTGTTTCATCTAACACTTCAAAAACTCGGGATGCAGAAACAATTGCTTGTTGGTATAAGGACAATCTCATCATCATGTCATTTACTGGTTCAAAGAAACGACCGAGATAGTTAACAAAAGCGTATAAAACACCTAATTCTATCGGACTATTCAACGAGTTAAAACCAAAGAAACTTAATACTAGCATAAGAGCAAAAATGTAAACTAGATCAATTGCAGGACGTAACAATAATCCGTCTAATTTAATATTTTTTAATCCAGCTTGATAATGCCCTTCATTAATATCTTCAAATTCTTTTCTCAAACGTTTCTCTTGTCGGAATACTTGAATGATGGACATACCTTGTAAACTTTCATTCAGTTTCGCATTCAATTGACTTAACCTCTCCCGTAAATCTGCATAGTAACGGGAGCTAAAATGACGATACGTTGCCATGATGGAAAATATTATCGGAATAATCAATAAACAAAACAGCGCTAATTGTACATTCAAGTAAAACATTGCAATGAAAATACCTAGTAGCAATACAATGTTTTGTACAAAAGTGGATATAACACTTACAAACATATCTTTAATTGCTTCTGTATCATTCGTAACACGGGAAACAATACTTCCACCCGGTGTTTTATCAAAAAACTTTAAACCTAGCTTCTGTACTTTTGAAAAAACATCAATACGTAGCTCTTGAATGATATTCAAGGAGATTTCTTGAAACTTTAATAGTTGGAAATATTGAAAAACTACTTTAGCGATATGAACACTAATATAAACAATTGCTAACGTTGCAATTGGTCCCGTTTCAATATTTCTTGGCTGTAAATAATCATCAATAAAGATTTGTATTAATAATGGTCCTACAATTTCTCCTAAAGTAGCAAATAATAATAACGAAAAAGCGATAACAAATTGTTTCTTATGATTAGATCCATACGACAAAAGCCTCTTTAATACCGCTCTTTGCTCTTTCGCTGATATAGATTGATTATTCATCGAATTAACCTCCATGCTCTACAAGAGATTCTAGCTGTTGGCGATGGTACATATCTTTATACCATCCTTCTTCTTTCATTAACTCATCATGTGTACCTATTTGGACGATTTTTCCTTCATCTAGAACTAAAATGATGTTCGCATGTTGTATCGCGCTTAATCGATGAGAAGTAATGATAGTCGTTTTACCTAGCCGCTCTCTTTTTAATGCACTTAAGATGGTTTCTTCCGTTTTTGCATCTACCGCCGAGAGTGAATCATCTAATATTAATATTTCCGGATTCATTAAAAGTGCTCTTGCAATAGAAATTCTTTGCTTTTGACCTCCTGATAAAGAGACTCCTCTTTCTCCTACTATCGTTTCGTACCCTTCTGTAAACTGTACAATGTCTTCATGTATATTAGCTAATTTTGCTGCATTGATAATATCGTTATAAGATGCAGTCGGCACCGCAAATGAAATATTATCACTTACTGTAGAAGAAAAAAGGAAATGATCTTGCGGTACATAACCAATAGCCTGCCTCAAATAATCTAATTGAAAATATTTAATCGACTGATTGCCGATCGTTATTTCTCCATCATATCCATCAAATTCTCTAATTAATAATTTTAAAAGGGTTGTTTTACCGCTTCCCGTTTTCCCAACGATACCTAACGTTTCACCTTGTCGAAGTTGGAAATGTATATTTTCTAAAACAACTTCCTTCTTTGTAGGATAATAAAAATCTTTAAGGTTGTATTCTATATCCCCTGTCGGAATAGTTGCTTTTGCATCTTTAATGTCTTCAATATCTACTTCTTCTTTTAATAATGCCGTTACTCGATCATAGGAAGCTCTTCCACGCTCTACAATATTGAATAGCCAGCCGAAAGCTAACATTGGCCATACTAATAGTCCTAAATAGGTCGTAAATGCTACTAGCTGTCCTATTGTCATTTCTTCATTTACTACAAAATAAGATCCAAAGGAAACAGCTAAAAAGAAAGAAATTCCAACGATTAGTCCGATTGTTGGATCGAACAAAGAATCAATTTTCGCGACTGTAATATTTTTCTTCACAACATCATTAGACTGTTTTTCAAATTCTTCAATATCTTCCTTCTCTTGTCCAAACGTTTTAATTACTTTTATTCCATTTACACTTTCTTGAACTTTATCATTCAAACTAGAAAATGCAGCCTGTGCTTTATGAAAAGTTTTATGTAAAAGTGTTCCATAATAATTAGTAGATATCGCCATGAATGGTAATGGTATTAAACAGATTAAAGTGAGTTTCCAACTAATGGTTGTTGCCATTGCAATAATAACAAACCCACCAGTCATAACAGAATCGACTAATGTTAGTACTCCTGCCCCGGCAGTTTGTTGAATGGCTTGAATGTCATTTGTTGAATGCGCCATTAAATCTCCAACTCTTTTCCGTTGATAAAAGTTGGGAGACATTTTTGTAAAATGTTTATATAAATTGTTCCGTAATAACCGCGCTAATCGGACGGATGCACCAAAAATCATTATTCTCCATAAATATCGTAGTCCGTAAACTACTAATGCAGAAATTAATAAGATTAGCATTAATTGAACGAGTAAAGTTGTTGTAACTTGCCCGTCAGCAATAAAATCAACTGTTTTCCCTACTATCATCGGCGGTACAAGTTCTAATAAAGCTACAAATGCTAAAAGAATTACTCCAAAAGCATACGCTTTTTTCTCTGATTTAAAGAACCACCATAAATCTTTAAAAACGCTCATCATTTCTCCCCCAGATGTTCTTTTTCACTCATAATATTTTAGCAAATTTTCTAATTTTTAGAAACAAATATTTTTCTTAGAAGATTCGAGATCATTTTTACAAAAAAAGAAAAAGCACCCATAACGGATGCTTGTCCTCTATTATTTCATTTGGTTGTTCATTGCTTTCATCATTTGAGTAATTTTCTTCTGTGAAGGCTTCATACCCATTTGCATCATCATTACTTTTAACATTTGCTCGTTGATTGGTGGGTTTTTCTTTAAGTAAGTCATCATATACTTACGTGCGATGAAAAATCCAAGAGCAACACCTGCAATAAGTGCAAGAACAATTAATAGTATCCAAATCCAAGTGTTCATCTTGCTATTTCCTCCTTAAAACATGTCTACCAATGTAGTTTACTAAACAAATTTATATTATACAACATCTCCCTTTCATTTTCTAAATTTATTTATTTTTTTCCTATGTTCTATTAGTAATATAATGCGATTGATAGTATAATCTTTTATACAAAATTTCTTTGTTTAATTGGTTGAAGCCAACCGTAACGCTCCGCCTTTATATCAATCGCTAAATAGTATGGGGCATCTTTACGAATCACTTCAAATAAAATGGATTCTGCTTCAAAGGAGCCCGTTGCGGATAATTCAATATAATTTTCGTATAAAGATAATTTTGCGCTTGATTTAACTTTAGGGATCCATATTGTATGCTCATGTCCTTTAAAAGCATAGTCTTTCCGCTTACTTAACGTTTGTTTCAATAATTGGGATAATGAGTATTCTTGGATTGGTAAAGTTATATATTCGATTTGTTTTTTTATTATTGGTTGCAAGTTTTTGCTTTGCTCATATTCTTGAAAAAGTTGAAATAGCTTATACTCTTGTCCAACGTAATATTCCACAATCTCTTCTTTCATTAAATAAATGGTATATTGTCTCATTTGGCCCACTCCTATTTCTATTTCACTCTATTATAAGTATAGAAAATAGTAGAAAAAATGTTTGTCTATTAGTGGAGCATGAAAGAACTATTTTTGTCGAAACAATATAAAAGTTACAAAAAAGGTAGCACTTTTGTGTGCTACCTTCAAAGTTAAGACAATAATTGTTTTACTTTTGTTACTACATTCGGAACAGTAAAGCCGTATTCCTCCATTATTTTTTCTCCTGGTGCTGATGCGCCAAACGTATGAATGGCTACAATATCTCCTTCATCACCTACATAGCGCTCCCAACCTAGTGGATTTGCCATTTCAATTCCTAACCTTTTTTTCACACTTTTAGGTATTACTGATTCCTTATACTCTTTTGATTGTTTTTCAAATCGATCCCAAGATGGCATACTAATAACTGAAACTTCAATTCCTTCTTGGCGTAATGCTTCTTGAGCTTGAACTGCTAAACCGACTTCTGAACCAGTAGCAAGAAGTAACGCATCGGCAGTTTCCTTCTGCGCAGGAGAAATCACGTAAGCACCTTTTGAAACACCTTCATATGCATTTTTGTCCGTATCTTTTATAGTCGGTAAGTTTTGGCGAGTTAATACTAATGCAGTAGGTGTTTGTGTTGATTCCATCGCAACTCTCCATGCAGCAGCGGTTTCATTTCCGTCAGCTGGTCTAATGACAGATAAATTAGGCATACAGCGTAAAGAAGGTAGTTGCTCAATTGGCTCATGCGTTGGACCATCTTCACCAACAGCTATACTATCATGAGTAAACACATACGTAACAGGCAATTGTTGAAGGGCTGCTAATCGAATGGCAGGACGCAAATAATCGGAGAAAACGAAGAACGTTCCACCAAATATTCTTAATCCACCATGAAGCGCAATTCCGTTCATAGCAGCGCCCATTCCGAACTCACGAACCCCAAACCAAATGTTTCTACCGCTATAATCTTCTGGTGTATAATCTTTTTCGCCTTTAATCATCGTATTGTTAGATCCTGCTAAATCAGCTGACCCTCCGAGTAATTGTGGCATATTCTTTGCTATCGCATTCATTACTTCACCCGAAGATGCTCGAGAAGCAAGACTTTTCCCTTCTTCATATACAGGTATATCTTGGTCCCATCCTTCCGGAAGTTTACCCTCTATCGCACCTTGAAGTTGTTTACCGATTTCCGGATATTTCTCCTTGTATTGAGCAAAGAGGTTATTCCATTCATTTTCAAGTTGGTTACCTTTCTCTTCAACAGTAGCTCGGAAGTGCTCATATACTTCTTCAGGCACGTGGAAATCATTTTCAAACGTCCATTTATAAGCTTCTTTTGTTAACTTCCTTTCATCCTCACCTAGTGGCTTTCCGTGTACATCAGAAGTACCGGACATATTTGGAGACCCGTAACCAATTGTCGTTTTCACCTCTATTAATGTAGGACGGTTAAGATCTGATTGGGCTTCCTTCAATGCATTAGAGATTTCGTTTAGGTCATTACCATCTTCTACACGAACATATTGCCATCCATATGCGTTGAAACGATCCTTTATACTTTCTGAGAAGGAGCGATTCAAATCTCCATCTAACGAAATATCATTCGAATCATATAGGACAACTAATCTACCGAGTTTTAAATGTGCAGCTAAAGAAGCAGCTTCTCCGGATACACCTTCCATTAAATCACCATCACCACATATACTATATGTAAAATGATTAATTAGCTCAAAGTTTTCTTTATTATATGTATGAGCTAAATGGCGTTCGGCCATCGCCATACCAACTGCCATTGCAATTCCTTGTCCGAGCGGTCCAGTAGTCGCATCTACTCCTGGTGTATGACCAAATTCTGGATGACCAGGAGTCTTACTACCCCACTGACGAAATTGCTTTAAATCGTCCATTGTTACGT from Sutcliffiella cohnii encodes:
- a CDS encoding response regulator, which produces MSNVLVVDDAKFMRLTLTNILTKGKYNVVGEGTDGEQAIKLYRELKPDLVTMDITMPHMNGIEAVRAIIKEDSDAKIIMCSALGQQKLIVEAIEAGAKDFIVKPFDEYRVIEAVKRVLGQ
- a CDS encoding cytochrome c biogenesis CcdA family protein, coding for MTGDSTVDINLFLAFGAGFLSFISPCTLPIYPAFLSYITGMSVSDIKEEKGMLQKRSILHTLFFLLGFCLIFVALGYSTSFFGQFFREYNALIRQIGAILIIFLGFVILGVFQPKFLMKDKKFSFKNRPSGYFGSTLIGLAFAAGWTPCTGPILVAVLSLAASNPGSGMIYMIFYSLGFAIPFFILSFFIGRLNWIRKHHVKIMKFGGTIMIIVGIMLFFDMMTQIIVFFTRITGGFTGF
- a CDS encoding aspartyl-phosphate phosphatase Spo0E family protein → MTNKDEMLLTLIENKRSELLEVVKKKGMSSSTTLKISQELDSLLNQYNQFVITK
- a CDS encoding ABC transporter ATP-binding protein; its protein translation is MNNQSISAKEQRAVLKRLLSYGSNHKKQFVIAFSLLLFATLGEIVGPLLIQIFIDDYLQPRNIETGPIATLAIVYISVHIAKVVFQYFQLLKFQEISLNIIQELRIDVFSKVQKLGLKFFDKTPGGSIVSRVTNDTEAIKDMFVSVISTFVQNIVLLLGIFIAMFYLNVQLALFCLLIIPIIFSIMATYRHFSSRYYADLRERLSQLNAKLNESLQGMSIIQVFRQEKRLRKEFEDINEGHYQAGLKNIKLDGLLLRPAIDLVYIFALMLVLSFFGFNSLNSPIELGVLYAFVNYLGRFFEPVNDMMMRLSLYQQAIVSASRVFEVLDETELAPTKIGTEHNGITDGKIEFKNVTFSYDGKRDVLKNISFTANPGETIALVGHTGSGKSSIINLLMRFYSIEKGDILIDGSSIKEINDEELRHKMGLVLQDPFLFYGTIKHNIRLHNLNITDEEMEQAASFVQANHFIEKLPQKYEELVVERGSTLSSGQRQLIAFARTIATQPKILVLDEATANIDTETEDAIQVALEKMRKGRTTIAIAHRLSTIQDADQILVLHQGEIVERGTHQQLLSKEGLYYKMYLLQNGNAENLKTVVGNQ
- a CDS encoding ABC transporter transmembrane domain-containing protein; amino-acid sequence: MSVFKDLWWFFKSEKKAYAFGVILLAFVALLELVPPMIVGKTVDFIADGQVTTTLLVQLMLILLISALVVYGLRYLWRIMIFGASVRLARLLRNNLYKHFTKMSPNFYQRKRVGDLMAHSTNDIQAIQQTAGAGVLTLVDSVMTGGFVIIAMATTISWKLTLICLIPLPFMAISTNYYGTLLHKTFHKAQAAFSSLNDKVQESVNGIKVIKTFGQEKEDIEEFEKQSNDVVKKNITVAKIDSLFDPTIGLIVGISFFLAVSFGSYFVVNEEMTIGQLVAFTTYLGLLVWPMLAFGWLFNIVERGRASYDRVTALLKEEVDIEDIKDAKATIPTGDIEYNLKDFYYPTKKEVVLENIHFQLRQGETLGIVGKTGSGKTTLLKLLIREFDGYDGEITIGNQSIKYFQLDYLRQAIGYVPQDHFLFSSTVSDNISFAVPTASYNDIINAAKLANIHEDIVQFTEGYETIVGERGVSLSGGQKQRISIARALLMNPEILILDDSLSAVDAKTEETILSALKRERLGKTTIITSHRLSAIQHANIILVLDEGKIVQIGTHDELMKEEGWYKDMYHRQQLESLVEHGG
- a CDS encoding YneF family protein; translated protein: MNTWIWILLIVLALIAGVALGFFIARKYMMTYLKKNPPINEQMLKVMMMQMGMKPSQKKITQMMKAMNNQMK
- the sirA gene encoding sporulation inhibitor of replication protein SirA — its product is MRQYTIYLMKEEIVEYYVGQEYKLFQLFQEYEQSKNLQPIIKKQIEYITLPIQEYSLSQLLKQTLSKRKDYAFKGHEHTIWIPKVKSSAKLSLYENYIELSATGSFEAESILFEVIRKDAPYYLAIDIKAERYGWLQPIKQRNFV
- the tkt gene encoding transketolase, whose protein sequence is MTLNVDQLSIATIRTLSIDAIEKAKSGHPGMPMGAAPMAYTLWTSFMNHNPKNPTWFNRDRFVLSAGHGSMLLYSLLHLSGYDVTMDDLKQFRQWGSKTPGHPEFGHTPGVDATTGPLGQGIAMAVGMAMAERHLAHTYNKENFELINHFTYSICGDGDLMEGVSGEAASLAAHLKLGRLVVLYDSNDISLDGDLNRSFSESIKDRFNAYGWQYVRVEDGNDLNEISNALKEAQSDLNRPTLIEVKTTIGYGSPNMSGTSDVHGKPLGEDERKLTKEAYKWTFENDFHVPEEVYEHFRATVEEKGNQLENEWNNLFAQYKEKYPEIGKQLQGAIEGKLPEGWDQDIPVYEEGKSLASRASSGEVMNAIAKNMPQLLGGSADLAGSNNTMIKGEKDYTPEDYSGRNIWFGVREFGMGAAMNGIALHGGLRIFGGTFFVFSDYLRPAIRLAALQQLPVTYVFTHDSIAVGEDGPTHEPIEQLPSLRCMPNLSVIRPADGNETAAAWRVAMESTQTPTALVLTRQNLPTIKDTDKNAYEGVSKGAYVISPAQKETADALLLATGSEVGLAVQAQEALRQEGIEVSVISMPSWDRFEKQSKEYKESVIPKSVKKRLGIEMANPLGWERYVGDEGDIVAIHTFGASAPGEKIMEEYGFTVPNVVTKVKQLLS